A genome region from Thalassotalea euphylliae includes the following:
- a CDS encoding LysR substrate-binding domain-containing protein: MNSQLLNRLKLMGVFCHVVEAGSMREAAAKLGISPPAVSQFINQLESELDVTLLYRSTRRINVSEAGEKFYLQSKKMLAAAEQAEEVIHQSRSAISGELRIALPVGLAAKPAARALAPLFKEHKELKLSLIASDETVDLIDERIDIVIDCGEAKDSSYIYHQLGKATKVICASPKYLQQHGNPVTPRELGDHTWLGLGEIEAKGVLNQVVLHHAKSAPASFKPALRYVFNDLNALISHVQEGLGIAQLPTLEIQHLLDNGELVPLLPDWQIEKHSVYALTRDKKYTYKMQAALAALKHYFGNIES; the protein is encoded by the coding sequence ATGAATTCTCAATTACTTAATCGTCTGAAATTGATGGGTGTTTTTTGCCATGTAGTGGAAGCTGGCTCGATGCGTGAAGCAGCAGCTAAGCTGGGTATTAGTCCTCCGGCGGTAAGCCAATTTATCAATCAGCTAGAAAGTGAGCTAGACGTAACTTTGCTGTATCGCTCTACTCGCCGTATCAATGTGTCAGAAGCTGGTGAAAAGTTTTACCTACAAAGCAAGAAAATGCTTGCCGCAGCAGAGCAGGCAGAAGAAGTGATTCATCAGAGTCGAAGCGCGATTAGTGGTGAGCTTCGCATCGCCTTACCCGTAGGCTTGGCGGCCAAACCCGCAGCACGAGCACTCGCTCCCTTGTTTAAAGAGCACAAGGAGTTAAAGCTATCGTTGATCGCCAGCGACGAAACGGTTGATCTGATTGATGAACGTATTGATATTGTGATTGATTGCGGAGAGGCGAAAGACTCTAGCTATATTTATCACCAACTTGGTAAAGCGACTAAAGTTATTTGCGCTAGCCCTAAATACCTGCAACAGCACGGTAATCCAGTCACCCCGCGAGAGCTGGGCGATCACACTTGGTTAGGACTAGGCGAAATAGAAGCGAAAGGGGTGTTAAACCAGGTGGTTTTACACCATGCTAAATCGGCTCCAGCGAGCTTTAAACCAGCCTTACGTTATGTGTTTAATGATCTTAATGCGCTTATCAGCCATGTACAGGAAGGGCTAGGTATTGCTCAATTGCCTACCTTAGAAATTCAGCATTTGCTTGATAACGGCGAGCTTGTGCCGTTACTACCTGATTGGCAAATCGAAAAACACAGTGTTTACGCTCTTACTCGTGATAAAAAATATACCTATAAAATGCAAGCGGCACTGGCAGCACTAAAACATTATTTTGGCAATATTGAGAGTTAG
- a CDS encoding PepSY-associated TM helix domain-containing protein — protein sequence MKTTFRKSMIWLHTYVGLLAGWLLFVIFLTGTLSYYNHEITHWLTNGKHSPHSQQVLLDNALSKLHAEAPNTKRWQISLPDERGSGYRVSYREVNAEPNGKRAKRVSRDIDPVTLEFADRQQIHGGNFFRTFHYTLSLRQWGGRYVTGAAAMAMLIALFTGIYTHRRFFKDFFTIRRNEPKKFTIDLHAILGVVTIPFCFVICASVMLIYISMYQPFAIGQYFDSYRALDKQVSTSHKPLQPAKQIADKPIELEAYQSQLNELLGQHWETQHTLEGLTINNPMDNNAQLVFAKAKHELLSNKAETFALTRSGELLPEIEAERTPRMVRRIFYGLHEAHFASPALRATLFVLGMMATVLIATGMVIWLQKRQAKQGKQANQAKAGHTFVEKTNNGMFYGLSLAVGMYFLCSKLILAANFTATFNSLDSFSGIDINAFFITWLVAVLLSWLQGIKQGKKCLLMLNFIIFSILLAIELGSSNLVNVFSENEETVVAYSFDTAKATINFWLLLTCGYFFTALKKTLTTDKLAKPSVPSSKTLTPLTEARR from the coding sequence ATGAAAACGACCTTTCGAAAATCAATGATTTGGCTGCACACATACGTTGGCCTGCTAGCTGGTTGGCTACTATTTGTTATCTTCCTCACAGGCACGCTTAGCTATTACAATCATGAAATTACCCACTGGCTGACCAATGGCAAACACTCGCCACATTCACAACAAGTATTACTCGACAATGCCTTAAGTAAACTTCACGCAGAGGCACCCAATACTAAACGATGGCAAATCAGCCTACCGGACGAACGCGGCAGTGGCTATCGCGTATCCTATCGCGAGGTTAATGCCGAGCCGAATGGCAAAAGAGCCAAACGCGTTTCACGCGACATTGACCCTGTTACGTTGGAGTTTGCCGATCGCCAACAAATTCATGGCGGTAACTTTTTTCGCACCTTCCATTACACACTATCGCTCAGGCAATGGGGCGGCCGCTACGTAACAGGTGCTGCCGCAATGGCGATGCTTATTGCACTCTTTACTGGGATTTATACGCATAGACGATTTTTTAAAGACTTTTTCACCATTCGTCGCAACGAGCCGAAAAAATTCACTATCGACTTACACGCAATTCTTGGTGTAGTCACCATTCCGTTTTGCTTTGTTATTTGCGCCAGCGTGATGCTGATATATATCAGCATGTATCAACCGTTTGCCATAGGCCAATACTTCGATAGCTATCGCGCGCTTGACAAGCAGGTTTCTACTAGCCACAAGCCGCTACAGCCAGCCAAACAAATTGCGGATAAGCCAATTGAACTAGAGGCTTATCAATCACAACTGAATGAACTACTCGGCCAGCACTGGGAAACACAGCACACGCTTGAGGGTTTAACTATCAATAACCCAATGGATAACAACGCCCAGCTTGTCTTTGCAAAAGCAAAACATGAGCTGTTATCGAACAAAGCCGAAACTTTCGCATTGACACGCAGTGGTGAGCTACTGCCAGAGATTGAAGCTGAGCGAACACCGCGTATGGTAAGACGCATTTTTTACGGTTTACACGAAGCACACTTTGCGTCGCCTGCACTTAGAGCGACTTTATTTGTCTTGGGGATGATGGCAACTGTGCTCATTGCCACAGGCATGGTGATTTGGCTGCAAAAACGCCAAGCCAAGCAAGGAAAGCAAGCTAATCAAGCCAAAGCAGGTCATACATTCGTAGAAAAAACGAATAACGGTATGTTTTATGGCTTATCGCTTGCTGTTGGCATGTATTTTTTATGCAGTAAATTAATACTTGCTGCTAACTTCACAGCTACTTTTAACTCGCTAGACAGTTTTTCAGGAATTGATATCAACGCTTTTTTTATCACTTGGCTAGTTGCGGTTTTGCTGTCTTGGCTACAGGGCATTAAGCAAGGTAAAAAATGCTTACTGATGCTGAATTTCATTATCTTCTCAATCCTATTGGCGATTGAGTTGGGCTCTTCGAACCTTGTAAATGTCTTTTCAGAGAATGAGGAAACCGTCGTTGCCTATTCCTTTGACACAGCCAAAGCCACCATTAACTTTTGGCTGTTGCTGACTTGTGGTTACTTTTTTACGGCACTAAAAAAGACACTAACCACAGACAAGCTAGCCAAGCCATCAGTTCCATCATCTAAAACACTTACACCATTAACAGAGGCAAGGAGATAA
- a CDS encoding TonB-dependent receptor — MNRFKLSPLVIAMMALGTNANAEAPAEKNIERISVYGQHNELILNSGTATKSDMDLIEIPAAIVVVSKELIDQQGATGLQEILNNISGLNQAGNNYGIGDNLVIRGLGVSYTYDGMYAGGGLGNSYNPTRSMTNVESIEVLKGPATGLYGIGAAGGIINLVEKKPQREATYHLRASAGSWDSQQVMFDATGPVTDQLAYRLVGNYEKSDGYRGLSDERTELYSTFLLDNIDNHALTLSAAYIDDSVQIDSIGHPVRILNHDSINGSPNDWTALVNDSDADGDGVLGIQLTDAQRQQLADSIVATDGFQPFDLGNGALISPLSSPNKGEELRVKLKSEWQINDETRLIQQLQYRDYESQFVRQTGAFNYVYWNRNGEINANPRAPLVIDDVLYPYAARRQEYRRQYSDEQSLQYFADLQIKWQWLGMDGEHLISANYEDRDMSVKSWSIYDADGTSAENAVPYILDIRNPNWPTDSFDDYAPSLRSNYDKNVKAAGISIQEVIYFTDSLTGRFGGAYTKLEQTYQHKGTDRSPLATEEADTDDKGFTYNLGLNYRITPEIAVFANASKGRTAYSILGSISSSETDNRPDSESESIDLGVRFTALNEELIGSVVWFDTRRTNLRYNNPLFNDNPNDAEFNIDVPQYFYNDEDKTRGVEFDLNLAISETFSMNANATYQDAELIRNSNRGTSTPVSGPVKGIPEKFASVWANYRDHLFGLPGELNASLGLTYEDERSVNSTGFGLPVSALSSYSVWDAAFGYEHKNWQVKVNLNNIFDKTYYSKAMFLGGLPGEGRNAKVTFDYNF, encoded by the coding sequence ATGAACCGTTTTAAGTTATCGCCGTTAGTAATCGCGATGATGGCATTAGGCACAAACGCCAATGCCGAAGCACCAGCCGAAAAAAACATTGAGCGCATTAGCGTATATGGTCAGCACAATGAGCTTATCCTAAACTCTGGTACCGCGACTAAGTCAGATATGGATTTAATCGAAATTCCAGCGGCCATTGTGGTGGTAAGCAAAGAGCTTATCGACCAGCAAGGCGCAACTGGCCTGCAAGAGATACTAAACAATATCAGTGGTTTAAACCAAGCTGGTAACAACTATGGTATTGGTGATAACTTAGTGATTCGCGGTTTAGGTGTTAGCTACACTTACGACGGCATGTACGCAGGTGGTGGTTTAGGCAATAGCTACAACCCTACTCGCTCAATGACAAACGTAGAAAGTATCGAGGTATTAAAAGGCCCTGCAACTGGGCTTTACGGTATTGGCGCTGCCGGCGGTATAATCAACCTAGTTGAGAAAAAGCCACAGCGTGAAGCCACATACCACCTGCGCGCTAGTGCTGGCAGCTGGGACAGCCAACAAGTAATGTTTGACGCAACTGGCCCAGTGACTGATCAATTAGCCTACCGTTTAGTCGGTAACTACGAAAAAAGTGACGGCTACCGCGGCTTAAGCGATGAGCGCACCGAACTGTATTCAACTTTCTTATTAGACAACATCGACAATCACGCACTAACGTTATCAGCCGCGTATATTGATGACAGCGTACAAATTGATTCAATTGGCCATCCAGTTAGAATTTTAAACCACGACAGCATCAATGGTAGTCCAAACGATTGGACGGCATTAGTTAACGACAGCGATGCCGATGGCGACGGTGTACTTGGTATTCAGTTAACTGACGCTCAGCGCCAACAATTGGCTGATTCAATTGTCGCAACCGACGGTTTCCAGCCTTTCGATTTAGGCAACGGTGCGTTAATTTCGCCATTATCGTCACCAAACAAAGGTGAAGAGCTGCGCGTTAAATTAAAGTCTGAGTGGCAAATTAACGACGAAACTCGTTTAATCCAACAACTACAATATCGTGATTACGAGTCACAATTTGTTCGTCAAACCGGTGCATTTAACTATGTTTACTGGAATCGCAATGGTGAAATCAATGCCAACCCACGTGCTCCGCTGGTGATTGACGATGTGCTTTACCCATATGCTGCGCGCCGCCAAGAGTACCGCCGCCAGTACTCAGACGAGCAATCACTACAATACTTCGCTGACTTACAAATCAAGTGGCAGTGGTTAGGCATGGACGGTGAGCACTTAATCAGTGCTAACTATGAAGACCGCGATATGAGCGTGAAATCATGGTCAATTTACGATGCTGATGGCACTTCTGCCGAAAACGCTGTGCCTTACATTTTAGATATCAGAAACCCTAACTGGCCGACAGACTCGTTTGATGACTACGCGCCATCTTTACGCTCAAACTACGACAAGAACGTAAAAGCTGCGGGCATTAGCATTCAGGAAGTTATCTACTTTACTGACAGCCTAACGGGTCGCTTTGGTGGTGCTTACACCAAACTTGAGCAAACTTACCAACACAAAGGTACAGATCGTTCACCACTGGCAACCGAGGAAGCAGACACAGACGATAAAGGTTTCACTTACAACTTAGGCTTGAACTACCGTATTACACCTGAAATTGCAGTATTTGCTAACGCATCAAAAGGTCGCACGGCGTACAGTATTTTAGGCAGTATTTCGAGCTCTGAAACCGATAACCGCCCTGATTCTGAGTCTGAATCAATTGACTTAGGTGTGCGTTTTACTGCGCTTAACGAAGAGTTAATCGGCTCTGTAGTTTGGTTCGACACGCGTCGTACTAACTTGCGTTACAACAACCCGTTGTTTAACGACAATCCAAACGATGCAGAATTTAACATTGACGTGCCACAGTACTTCTATAACGACGAAGACAAAACCCGTGGTGTTGAGTTCGACTTAAACTTAGCGATCAGCGAAACCTTCTCAATGAATGCTAACGCGACATATCAAGATGCTGAGTTAATTCGCAACAGTAACCGTGGTACAAGTACCCCAGTATCTGGTCCAGTAAAAGGTATTCCTGAAAAGTTTGCCAGTGTTTGGGCTAACTACCGCGATCATTTATTCGGTTTACCGGGCGAGTTAAACGCCAGCCTTGGCTTAACCTATGAAGACGAGCGCAGTGTTAATTCAACTGGCTTTGGCTTGCCAGTATCGGCACTAAGTAGCTACAGCGTTTGGGATGCCGCATTCGGTTACGAACACAAAAACTGGCAAGTAAAAGTTAACCTAAACAACATTTTCGACAAAACCTACTACTCGAAGGCAATGTTCTTAGGTGGTCTGCCAGGTGAAGGTCGCAACGCGAAAGTCACCTTCGACTACAACTTCTAA
- a CDS encoding DUF3325 domain-containing protein has protein sequence MANILSVIALLFAIVCLSLAMQKHYKACFDGRLNENKERRLKMSGWLLMVISIALVEPKGINYVVWTCQLALVIFLQAWLLSAIAERKTGLKQARKAR, from the coding sequence ATGGCTAATATTTTAAGTGTTATCGCCCTACTCTTCGCCATTGTTTGCCTATCGTTAGCGATGCAAAAGCATTACAAAGCATGCTTTGACGGGCGCTTAAATGAAAATAAAGAAAGGCGACTTAAAATGAGTGGGTGGTTGTTAATGGTAATTTCAATAGCACTGGTAGAGCCGAAAGGTATTAACTATGTGGTTTGGACTTGCCAACTAGCACTGGTTATTTTTTTACAAGCTTGGCTGCTGAGTGCCATCGCTGAGCGAAAAACTGGTCTGAAACAAGCAAGAAAAGCGAGATAA